One Bacteroidota bacterium DNA segment encodes these proteins:
- the cysC gene encoding adenylyl-sulfate kinase: protein MTASSSARPVTSATARSCTTSASRCPTSRARSAERLATLPPTEHNHSQSHSIMSDKGFVLWFTGLSGAGKSTLAEYLTPILMERGKNVEVLDGDVVRTNLSKGLGFSKEDRDTNVARIGFVANLLARNGCCAITAAISPYQEIRDECRGMIDPNRAEFVEVFVEAPLEVVEERDTKGLYKKARAGEIKNFTGVSDPYEAPTNAEVTVHTGDESIEQSADKILAFLEQKGLIKAAAAQA, encoded by the coding sequence ATCACGGCGAGCTCTTCGGCGAGGCCGGTTACTTCGGCCACGGCCCGATCATGCACGACAAGTGCTTCGAGGTGCCCTACCTCGAGGGCAAGGTCCGCTGAGCGGCTCGCGACACTCCCTCCTACCGAACACAACCACTCTCAATCACACTCCATCATGTCCGACAAAGGTTTCGTTCTCTGGTTCACCGGCCTCTCGGGCGCCGGTAAGTCCACGCTCGCCGAGTACCTCACGCCGATCCTCATGGAGCGCGGCAAGAACGTCGAGGTCCTCGACGGCGACGTCGTCCGCACCAACCTCTCGAAGGGCCTCGGCTTCTCGAAGGAAGACCGCGACACGAACGTCGCGCGCATCGGCTTCGTCGCCAACCTCCTCGCGCGCAACGGCTGCTGCGCGATCACGGCGGCCATCTCGCCGTACCAGGAGATCCGCGACGAGTGCCGCGGCATGATCGATCCGAACCGCGCCGAGTTCGTCGAGGTCTTCGTCGAGGCGCCGCTCGAGGTCGTCGAGGAGCGCGACACGAAGGGCCTCTACAAGAAGGCCCGCGCCGGCGAGATCAAGAACTTCACGGGCGTCAGCGACCCCTACGAGGCCCCGACGAACGCCGAGGTCACCGTCCACACGGGCGACGAGTCGATCGAGCAGTCGGCCGACAAGATCCTCGCCTTCCTCGAGCAGAAGGGCCTGATCAAGGCCGCGGCCGCGCAGGCCTGA
- a CDS encoding FG-GAP repeat protein, which translates to MRLSAFALLSAATSTAPAIAVPQVVDEQRVDQPTSWHLHAQIQYGYKLASHGDTFLVTTPGYPRTSGPQAQSGIVLCFERDPASGEWALDQEIRPITPRRNSLFGIGLDLDPSGNRAIVGAPYESIYGPTLNFAGAAYVFDRDPATGVWSESQRLEASNLSKDDYFGYDVVLRGDTAVVAAPLAGATQNGILYVFERNASGVWIEQQLLTAALPGPWPVLGENLSFDGDVLVAGSGTFVSSAATPAVVFRRAGPGTPFQYEQDLFGGNLPFYLPLDVSISGDRVLVGSREQVDVLPGEGRVYLHEFDGGTGQWTLSQTFSPLDPITEHFGFSVDLRGGVALIGNYYHDSDNPTQAPGPLTQVLFEQPAGGWTMEVLGDPAPAGTRWFASETAVGDATVFAHRGFTSLPDPSDVNAFSLASAPIGVPSCAPATPNSAGLQARLVGRGTADVDANALALEATALPPFSTGFLLVGPQQQTGTVPPGSQGVLCLGGAIGRYSNQAQTADGSGRALVAIDTLAIQQPTGAIAAMAGQSWSFQYWYRDANPTVTSNLTEVSTVTFR; encoded by the coding sequence ATGCGCCTCTCGGCATTCGCCCTCCTCTCGGCCGCGACGTCCACCGCCCCGGCCATCGCCGTCCCCCAGGTCGTCGACGAACAGCGCGTCGACCAGCCCACGTCCTGGCACCTGCACGCTCAGATCCAGTACGGCTACAAGCTCGCGTCGCACGGGGACACCTTCCTCGTGACGACGCCCGGCTATCCGCGCACCTCCGGGCCCCAGGCGCAGAGCGGCATCGTGCTCTGCTTCGAGCGCGACCCCGCCTCCGGCGAATGGGCGCTCGATCAGGAGATCCGACCGATCACGCCGCGGCGGAACTCGCTGTTCGGCATCGGCCTCGACCTCGATCCGAGCGGGAACCGCGCGATCGTCGGCGCGCCGTACGAGTCGATCTACGGGCCGACGCTCAACTTCGCCGGCGCCGCCTACGTGTTCGACCGTGACCCGGCGACCGGCGTGTGGTCGGAATCGCAGCGCCTGGAGGCGTCGAACCTGAGCAAGGACGATTACTTCGGCTACGACGTCGTGTTGCGGGGCGACACGGCGGTCGTCGCCGCGCCGCTCGCGGGCGCGACCCAGAACGGCATCCTGTACGTGTTCGAGCGGAACGCGTCGGGCGTTTGGATCGAGCAGCAGCTGCTGACCGCCGCGCTCCCGGGCCCGTGGCCGGTCCTCGGCGAGAACCTGAGCTTCGACGGCGACGTCCTCGTGGCCGGCTCGGGGACGTTCGTCAGCAGTGCCGCCACCCCCGCCGTGGTCTTCCGCCGCGCGGGCCCTGGCACGCCGTTCCAGTACGAGCAGGACCTCTTCGGGGGGAATCTGCCATTCTACCTCCCGCTCGACGTCTCGATCTCCGGCGACCGCGTGCTCGTCGGCTCGCGCGAACAGGTCGACGTGCTCCCGGGCGAAGGCCGCGTCTACCTGCACGAGTTCGATGGCGGCACGGGCCAATGGACGCTGTCGCAGACGTTCTCGCCCCTCGATCCGATCACGGAGCACTTCGGGTTCTCCGTCGATCTACGCGGCGGGGTCGCCCTGATCGGCAACTACTACCACGACAGCGACAACCCCACCCAGGCGCCCGGTCCGCTGACCCAGGTGCTGTTCGAGCAGCCGGCCGGCGGATGGACGATGGAAGTCCTCGGTGATCCGGCGCCCGCAGGAACGCGCTGGTTCGCGTCCGAGACGGCCGTCGGCGACGCCACGGTGTTCGCACACCGCGGATTCACGTCGCTCCCCGACCCTTCGGACGTCAACGCGTTCAGCCTCGCGAGTGCGCCGATCGGCGTGCCCTCCTGCGCACCGGCCACCCCGAACTCGGCGGGACTCCAGGCGCGACTCGTGGGCCGGGGGACGGCGGACGTCGACGCGAACGCATTGGCGCTGGAAGCGACTGCACTCCCGCCGTTCTCGACGGGCTTCCTGCTCGTGGGCCCCCAGCAGCAGACCGGAACCGTCCCGCCCGGGAGCCAGGGCGTCCTCTGCTTGGGTGGGGCCATAGGCCGCTACTCGAACCAGGCGCAGACGGCGGACGGAAGCGGGCGGGCGCTCGTGGCGATCGACACGCTCGCGATCCAGCAGCCGACCGGCGCGATCGCGGCGATGGCCGGCCAGAGCTGGAGCTTCCAGTACTGGTACCGCGACGCGAATCCGACCGTGACGAGCAACCTCACCGAAGTCTCGACGGTGACGTTCCGCTAG